DNA from Acidobacteriota bacterium:
CGCGTCGGTGCCGACTCCGGATCCGGTGATCGAGGCGACGCGGCCGCACCGGCTGATCGCCGGTGAGGTGCCGAGCGTCCGCAAGCCGCCTCCGGGCTGCGCCTTCCACCCGCGCTGCCCGAAGGTGCTCGACCACTGCGACCGCCTGGAGCCACTGCTCGAAGTGGTCGGCCCGGCGCGGGTCGCATGCCACCTGTACCCCGACGCGGCGGCGGCCGGGACCGGAGGGCTGGCGGATTGACCCTTCCGAGCGAAACCCGACGGACGTTCTACGGCTGGCCGATGGTCGGCATCGGCTTCCTGACTTACGGCCTGGGCATCGCGCCGGCGTACTACGGCCTGGGCATCTTCGCGTCGTCGTTGATCGCCGATCTAGAGCTGACCCGCCAGCAGATCGGCCAGATGTTCGGGGCGTTCACGTTCACGTACGGCCTGGTCAGTCCGGTCGCGGCGGCGGTCATCCGCCGCTGGGGTATCCGGGCCACGGTGACCGCGGGCGCGCTGTGCGCCGCCAGCGGCTTCTGGGTGGTGAGCCAAGCCTCGAGCGCGACCGAGATCTACCTCGGCTACTCGCTGGTCGGCGGCATCGGGATCGGTTTCTCGACCCTGCTGCCCGCCCAGGCGATGCCGATCTTCTGGTTCCGCAGGTACCGGGCGCGGGCGACGGCCATCATCCTGTCGGGGGCCGGAGTCGTCGGCTTTCTGTGGCCGCCGGCGGCCGGGCTCGTGCTCGAGGCGTGGGACTGGCGTGTCGGCTGGCAGATCGTCACCGGGATCTCCCTGCTCGTCGCGGCGATCGCCGTGCTCTTCATCCGGAACCGGCCGAGCGACATCGGCCAGCGTCGCGACGGGCTGCCGCCGCAGGATCCTGACGATCCGACTCCGGTGGGGTTGGGCCGCCGGCCGGAGTCATCGGTGGTGGGGAGCGGCACCGAAGTGGCGGGCGAGCCGATGCCGAAGGGTGCCCTCATGTGGGCTCTGCGCACTCCCCAGTTCTGGATCGCCACTTTCGCGACGGCGGCGAACACCGTGCCGTGGCGCGTCGTGTCCGCCCACGGCGGCCTTCATCTGGAAGACCTCGGATTCACGACACTTGCCGCATCGACGATCCTGGGCGTACGGGTGGGCGCCAGCCTGTTCGGCCGCCTGACCGGTGCGCTGGGCGACTTCATGTCGCCGATGCGGGTCCTCGCGCTGGCCCTGCTGGTCAACGCGGTGGCTCTGTGGGTATTCGTGTCCGCGAGCTCCGCGGCGGTGGCGTATCCCTGCGTCTTCGCGATCGGCGTTGCCTACGGCACTGCCTACACGAGCGAAGTGGTCGTGTTCGGCTTGTTCTTCGGCCGGGCGGCGTTCGTGGGAACGACCGGCATCCGGATCGGCCTGATCGGCGTCATCGGCGCTCTCGGACCGATCCTGGCCGGAGCCTC
Protein-coding regions in this window:
- a CDS encoding MFS transporter encodes the protein MTLPSETRRTFYGWPMVGIGFLTYGLGIAPAYYGLGIFASSLIADLELTRQQIGQMFGAFTFTYGLVSPVAAAVIRRWGIRATVTAGALCAASGFWVVSQASSATEIYLGYSLVGGIGIGFSTLLPAQAMPIFWFRRYRARATAIILSGAGVVGFLWPPAAGLVLEAWDWRVGWQIVTGISLLVAAIAVLFIRNRPSDIGQRRDGLPPQDPDDPTPVGLGRRPESSVVGSGTEVAGEPMPKGALMWALRTPQFWIATFATAANTVPWRVVSAHGGLHLEDLGFTTLAASTILGVRVGASLFGRLTGALGDFMSPMRVLALALLVNAVALWVFVSASSAAVAYPCVFAIGVAYGTAYTSEVVVFGLFFGRAAFVGTTGIRIGLIGVIGALGPILAGASADRTGSYAGTLWTLGGLAVLGAASIWFCRPPDRPAFVGQPQAGEYTGPGTTEEN